From Danio aesculapii chromosome 18, fDanAes4.1, whole genome shotgun sequence, a single genomic window includes:
- the ch25hl1.2 gene encoding cholesterol 25-hydroxylase-like protein 1, member 2 has translation MTLAHIFQTIWDFGTKDSVLQPVWDYVRLNHSETLRSPLFPVVLTVSSYFVLVLPYLACDILGRKWPAIYRYKIQPDKLPTTAMLLHCSGVTLYNHILLVFPAAVAQWMWRPPIPLPEQAPTLLELIGGVTGNLLLFDLQYFIWHFLHHKIRWLYVTFHAIHHNYSAPFALATQCLGGWELVTVGFWTTLNPVLLRCHLLTTWMFMVVHVYVSVEDHCGYDFPWSTSRLIPFGVYGGPSKHDVHHQKPNTNFAPHFSHWDKMFGTHADFRFSKPQE, from the coding sequence ATGACACTTGCACACATTTTTCAGACAATTTGGGACTTTGGAACAAAAGACTCTGTTTTGCAGCCTGTTTGGGACTACGTGCGACTCAACCACTCAGAAACTCTCCGTTCTCCTCTCTTTCCAGTGGTTCTTACCGTATCGTCTTATTTTGTTCTTGTCCTGCCCTACCTAGCCTGTGATATCTTGGGAAGGAAGTGGCCAGCCATTTACCGCTACAAAATCCAACCTGACAAGCTGCCAACAACTGCAATGCTCCTTCACTGCAGTGGAGTGACTCTTTATAACCACATCCTTCTGGTGTTTCCAGCAGCAGTCGCACAATGGATGTGGAGACCTCCGATTCCCCTTCCCGAACAAGCACCTACTTTACTTGAACTGATTGGTGGAGTGACCGGAAACCTCCTTCTTTTTGACTTACAATATTTCATCTGGCACTTCTTGCACCATAAGATTCGCTGGCTGTATGTGACTTTCCATGCCATCCATCATAATTATTCTGCCCCCTTTGCTCTGGCCACACAGTGCCTTGGAGGATGGGAGTTGGTGACAGTGGGCTTTTGGACCACCCTCAATCCCGTCCTGCTGAGGTGTCATCTGCTCACCACATGGATGTTCATGGTGGTCCACGTGTATGTGTCTGTGGAAGACCACTGTGGATACGATTTCCCTTGGTCCACGTCTCGTCTGATCCCATTTGGTGTTTATGGAGGTCCGAGCAAGCATGATGTGCACCATCAGAAACCTAATACTAACTTTGCACCCCATTTTAGTCACTGGGATAAAATGTTTGGCACTCATGCTGATTTTAGATTTTCTAAACCTCAGGAATGA